The following proteins come from a genomic window of Phnomibacter ginsenosidimutans:
- a CDS encoding T9SS type A sorting domain-containing protein codes for MAYKLLDTILITVKAATVTVLSSKRNRILIDCGAAPSVGQLTAQDKWGKYWNNMTNGRAGVQLSNAKDTANNATGLGIEVIERLDGTFGLTGYGTNGDNTIGDVGDYPATATNDNIFAHSSTTTGRWRVFGLNPALTYNFKFWGTRTTYGVRTIQIKQSTDASFTQESNSVMNIDYNNAININGITGVTEVVFDMRVKPGQTFGNVSVIDIVTVENAQAQTAAAAQPAAPIATDVEAQPTTQQVHVAAVTPVVKAQVWPNPASSAFNVKLDGAYNGPVKLQIIAASGAVVKEEQLQKQQSSMAVRFNTAGMKPGMYYVKVQSGAKAEMLKLMVQ; via the coding sequence ATGGCTTACAAGCTGCTTGATACCATCCTGATTACAGTAAAAGCAGCTACTGTAACCGTTCTGAGCTCAAAAAGGAACCGCATTTTGATTGATTGTGGTGCTGCGCCAAGTGTTGGCCAATTGACCGCACAGGATAAATGGGGTAAATATTGGAACAATATGACCAATGGCCGTGCCGGTGTGCAACTGAGCAACGCCAAAGACACCGCCAACAATGCAACCGGATTGGGTATCGAAGTCATTGAAAGATTGGATGGAACTTTTGGCCTTACTGGTTACGGTACCAACGGTGATAATACCATTGGCGATGTAGGTGATTATCCTGCTACAGCTACAAACGACAACATTTTCGCACACAGCTCTACCACCACAGGTCGCTGGAGAGTATTTGGTCTCAACCCTGCACTTACTTACAATTTCAAGTTTTGGGGCACCCGCACTACTTATGGTGTTCGTACCATCCAAATCAAGCAATCTACTGACGCCAGTTTCACACAAGAATCTAACTCAGTAATGAATATAGATTATAACAATGCCATCAATATCAATGGCATTACCGGAGTGACTGAAGTGGTATTTGATATGCGGGTGAAGCCCGGCCAAACCTTCGGCAATGTGAGTGTAATTGATATTGTAACGGTAGAAAACGCTCAGGCACAAACAGCTGCTGCTGCACAACCTGCAGCTCCCATAGCCACTGATGTTGAAGCGCAACCCACAACTCAGCAGGTACACGTAGCTGCAGTTACGCCAGTTGTAAAAGCACAGGTATGGCCTAACCCCGCCAGCTCTGCTTTCAATGTGAAGCTGGATGGTGCTTACAATGGACCAGTGAAATTGCAAATTATCGCAGCTTCTGGTGCCGTGGTAAAAGAAGAACAGCTTCAAAAACAGCAATCCTCAATGGCCGTTCGGTTCAATACTGCAGGTATGAAGCCAGGTATGTACTATGTAAAAGTGCAATCAGGTGCCAAAGCTGAAATGTTGAAGCTGATGGTTCAATAA
- a CDS encoding PKD domain-containing protein — MTNAIHSIVTGILRVQLYRLLAIAALLFGFQYAGAQVGDQSLTTIASWNAYVHLPNDYVDSPSKQYPVIVFISGVGEVGTDPSKMLVYGPGKYIAEGHNMVFNVNGKLEKPIVISLQPPTGWPQPATINTRIDSILARWRIDPGRLYLTGLSMGGWTFDNYICGSPTYGRRPAAIVSMSAPDPDNPLSNLKYFALNGGKWWGFEGTLDYRKMDITRDSLNAAVPGSARYTQYVGGHCCWNTWYNPAWQENGESIYTWMLKQRINLSSNNPNNIPPVANAGADTLIVLPTNSVALRGTGADLDGNMVGYNWKKIDGPTTFTLSNAANANATVTNMVAGSYKFELTVTDNNSAKTADTVQIVVNSAGNYSDCGCDRILRPQADGGIYVKLQTANVKPGERICILAGVYPYISIEGVKGTPENPVQIINCGGVVQITPVQKADGTFNGGSYGFRVIKSQYFRLSGTGMPGLEYGIKIDGSTKVIANGVAISDSSGNFAVDHIEVTKTQAGFIMKTNPANCAPGTWGPNWTMANLDLYNNYIHNIEGEGFYIGNTNYTSTVTDCSGVSITVQVQPIHNVKIHDNITDSTGWDGIQVASAPIGVEIYNNRVLNYGRTNMSSQQAGILLGGRTNGRVYNNIVKDGTGNGIQVFGMGVNYLYNNLLINTGTTSQDGIIVDDRPFAGDPGLSIRIINNTIVKTGRDGIRVNNVNKTMVAGSQFVNNLVVAPGSIGSNPKPYINYPTTIGGTESNNINLSTAAAANFANLTAHDYHLTATSPALNAGAAISSFGFSNDLDNLARPSGSAVDVGAYEFLQNNTLAPRDNASNQDYSTLKNMVPVNGTSWNTIYDSEQKPVFEIMKNGQTFTGVAFARRIVTKEIRKYQAYFGTTEKQWGAYFLRNWMIDIRGQQLTGNMKLRLIATAAEIDEFVAAYNSANGTTCTAADIRVLHYTGANADLDYANNIAQANLYKSITPVITSYGSNNSLRYVEVDANAGGEFWMVLTCEPPRTGVGQNAGVSTIFSEADETAASLKAWYRADNVATATAHGTKVNRLYDLTGNGNDAIQMNGSYQPEQTKSAVLNQQPVLQFNGQLLDAANLNINPSVMPYLTVYAVATHRTGNMYSKIWGNDSGSYARGAGLHVNASGTTKLGYLSGGKVKELGTLTANQPLMLKTQYSPNNIQSSLNAVAQAVDTDVTHVNGKTTFTIGNLNSLNTQPAFHEFWDGQVAEVLVFNALLSEAQQLVVENYLAARYNLSIPAARNLYSMDDAANGNFDHDVVGIGMAADNSAVFGSKGMGALQIQHPSDVQANEWLFWGHNGAVVNSVGVADVPAGLVSRINRIWRASETGEVGTVDVVMSLDSIPGPVQAENLRLLIDTDGDGLFNDEQSVNGGIAAVGQRLDSNTVVFRQVNLNNGQRFTIGSASYATPLREAYVFSGNGNFSNVASWKGGIPPTAFMADYSEIIIDPSNNLPCVLDMPFTLKAGMKLVVAPGKKLQLTAVTRETEQ; from the coding sequence ATGACGAACGCAATACATAGCATCGTTACAGGGATACTGCGTGTACAACTGTACCGCTTACTGGCCATCGCAGCTTTGCTGTTTGGTTTCCAGTATGCCGGGGCACAGGTTGGTGATCAATCACTTACCACTATCGCTTCTTGGAATGCATACGTACATCTTCCCAATGATTATGTGGATAGTCCTTCAAAACAATATCCGGTTATCGTGTTCATTTCCGGTGTTGGTGAAGTAGGTACCGATCCATCAAAAATGCTGGTGTACGGTCCTGGCAAATACATTGCCGAAGGTCACAACATGGTGTTCAACGTAAACGGCAAACTGGAAAAGCCCATCGTTATTTCTTTACAACCACCCACCGGATGGCCTCAGCCCGCCACCATCAATACACGTATCGATTCTATTTTGGCCCGCTGGCGCATCGATCCGGGCAGGTTGTACCTCACCGGTCTCTCTATGGGTGGCTGGACTTTCGATAACTACATCTGCGGTTCTCCAACATACGGTCGTCGCCCTGCTGCTATTGTTTCTATGTCAGCTCCCGATCCTGATAATCCGTTGAGCAACCTGAAATATTTCGCCCTGAATGGCGGCAAATGGTGGGGATTTGAAGGAACCCTCGATTACCGCAAAATGGACATTACCCGGGATAGCCTGAACGCTGCCGTACCCGGAAGTGCCCGTTATACCCAGTATGTCGGCGGCCATTGCTGCTGGAATACCTGGTACAATCCTGCATGGCAGGAAAACGGCGAAAGCATTTATACCTGGATGCTGAAACAACGCATCAACCTGAGCAGCAACAACCCCAATAATATTCCACCAGTAGCCAATGCCGGCGCTGATACCTTAATTGTATTGCCAACTAATAGTGTGGCTTTGCGTGGCACAGGAGCCGATTTGGATGGCAATATGGTTGGTTATAACTGGAAAAAGATTGACGGTCCAACCACTTTTACTCTCAGCAATGCAGCCAATGCCAATGCTACAGTAACCAATATGGTAGCGGGCTCTTACAAGTTTGAACTGACTGTTACAGATAACAACAGTGCTAAGACAGCAGATACCGTACAGATTGTGGTGAACTCTGCAGGCAATTACAGCGATTGTGGTTGCGATCGTATTCTTCGCCCACAGGCCGATGGCGGTATTTATGTAAAACTGCAAACTGCCAATGTGAAACCCGGTGAACGCATTTGTATTCTCGCCGGTGTTTATCCCTACATATCGATAGAAGGAGTGAAGGGTACCCCAGAAAATCCTGTACAGATTATCAACTGCGGCGGTGTGGTGCAGATTACACCCGTACAAAAGGCCGATGGTACTTTCAATGGTGGCAGCTACGGTTTTCGGGTGATTAAGAGTCAATATTTCCGCTTGAGTGGTACCGGTATGCCAGGACTGGAATACGGTATTAAAATAGACGGATCAACCAAAGTGATAGCAAACGGCGTAGCCATTAGTGATAGCTCTGGCAACTTCGCCGTTGATCATATCGAAGTGACCAAAACACAGGCCGGTTTTATTATGAAAACCAATCCTGCCAATTGTGCTCCCGGTACATGGGGGCCCAACTGGACAATGGCCAATTTGGATTTGTACAATAACTACATCCACAATATTGAAGGAGAGGGATTCTACATTGGCAACACCAATTATACATCCACAGTAACAGACTGTTCAGGTGTAAGTATTACGGTTCAGGTACAGCCCATTCACAATGTAAAAATTCATGATAACATTACTGACTCAACAGGTTGGGATGGTATTCAGGTGGCCAGTGCTCCAATTGGTGTAGAAATTTACAACAACCGGGTATTGAATTATGGCCGTACCAATATGAGTAGCCAGCAGGCTGGTATTTTGTTGGGTGGTCGTACCAATGGCCGTGTGTACAACAATATTGTAAAAGACGGAACCGGAAACGGTATTCAGGTATTTGGTATGGGTGTAAACTATTTGTACAACAACCTGCTCATCAATACTGGTACCACCAGTCAGGATGGCATTATTGTAGATGACAGGCCATTTGCAGGCGACCCGGGTTTGAGTATCAGAATTATCAACAACACGATTGTAAAAACGGGCCGTGATGGTATTCGGGTAAATAACGTGAACAAGACAATGGTAGCCGGTTCACAGTTTGTCAACAATCTGGTGGTAGCACCGGGTTCCATTGGCAGCAACCCCAAGCCTTATATCAACTATCCTACAACCATTGGCGGTACTGAAAGTAATAATATCAATCTGTCTACAGCAGCAGCGGCCAATTTTGCAAACCTGACTGCGCATGATTATCATCTTACCGCTACTTCACCTGCATTGAATGCCGGTGCAGCCATTTCAAGTTTTGGTTTCAGCAACGATTTAGACAACTTAGCTCGTCCATCTGGCAGTGCAGTGGATGTAGGTGCCTATGAGTTTTTGCAAAACAATACGCTGGCCCCAAGAGACAATGCCAGCAATCAGGATTACTCTACCTTAAAAAACATGGTACCAGTAAACGGTACATCTTGGAATACCATTTACGATAGTGAGCAAAAGCCGGTTTTCGAAATCATGAAAAACGGCCAAACCTTTACAGGTGTTGCTTTTGCTCGCCGTATTGTAACAAAGGAAATCAGAAAGTACCAGGCTTATTTTGGCACCACTGAAAAGCAATGGGGTGCTTACTTTTTGCGCAATTGGATGATAGACATACGTGGACAGCAACTCACCGGCAACATGAAGTTGCGGCTGATAGCAACCGCTGCAGAAATAGATGAGTTTGTGGCTGCTTACAATAGTGCAAATGGTACTACTTGTACTGCTGCAGATATACGGGTGCTGCATTACACCGGCGCCAATGCCGATCTCGATTATGCAAACAATATTGCGCAAGCCAATTTGTATAAAAGTATCACACCTGTCATCACCAGCTACGGAAGCAACAATAGTCTTCGCTATGTAGAAGTAGATGCAAACGCCGGTGGCGAATTTTGGATGGTGCTGACCTGCGAGCCCCCAAGAACAGGTGTTGGTCAAAATGCAGGCGTTTCTACCATATTTAGTGAGGCCGATGAAACAGCGGCTTCTTTAAAAGCATGGTACCGTGCGGATAATGTTGCTACGGCTACTGCCCATGGTACCAAGGTGAATCGGCTGTATGATTTAACCGGCAATGGAAACGACGCCATTCAAATGAATGGCAGTTATCAGCCAGAGCAAACCAAAAGTGCGGTGCTCAACCAGCAGCCGGTGTTGCAATTCAATGGCCAGTTATTAGATGCTGCCAATTTGAATATTAACCCTTCGGTGATGCCATACCTGACAGTGTATGCAGTGGCTACACACCGCACAGGCAATATGTACAGTAAAATTTGGGGTAACGATTCGGGCAGTTATGCAAGAGGAGCAGGGTTGCATGTAAACGCCAGTGGTACTACCAAATTGGGTTACCTCAGTGGCGGCAAAGTAAAAGAGTTGGGTACGCTTACTGCCAATCAACCACTGATGTTGAAAACACAGTACAGCCCAAACAATATCCAATCGTCTTTAAATGCGGTGGCACAAGCAGTGGATACTGACGTTACCCATGTAAATGGCAAAACCACTTTTACTATTGGCAACCTCAATTCGCTGAATACGCAACCCGCTTTCCATGAGTTTTGGGATGGTCAGGTAGCTGAAGTGTTGGTGTTTAATGCATTGCTCAGTGAGGCGCAACAATTGGTTGTAGAAAATTATTTAGCCGCACGGTACAACCTCAGCATACCTGCAGCCAGAAACCTGTACAGCATGGATGATGCCGCCAATGGCAATTTCGACCACGATGTGGTAGGCATTGGTATGGCAGCAGATAATAGTGCTGTATTTGGTTCAAAAGGAATGGGGGCATTACAAATTCAACATCCCTCCGATGTACAAGCCAACGAGTGGTTGTTTTGGGGCCACAATGGTGCGGTTGTAAACAGTGTGGGTGTGGCAGATGTGCCAGCTGGATTGGTAAGCCGGATCAATCGTATTTGGCGGGCCAGCGAAACTGGTGAAGTGGGAACAGTTGATGTCGTAATGTCTTTGGATTCCATTCCCGGACCTGTGCAAGCTGAGAACCTGCGTTTGCTGATTGATACCGATGGCGATGGCCTTTTCAATGATGAACAAAGTGTAAATGGTGGCATTGCTGCTGTTGGTCAGCGTTTGGATAGTAACACGGTCGTGTTTCGTCAGGTAAACCTGAACAACGGACAACGTTTCACAATTGGTTCTGCTTCATACGCTACGCCTTTGCGTGAAGCGTATGTATTCAGCGGCAATGGCAATTTCTCCAATGTAGCCAGCTGGAAAGGAGGCATACCGCCAACTGCATTCATGGCTGATTATTCTGAAATCATTATTGATCCATCCAACAACCTGCCATGTGTGCTCGATATGCCGTTTACTCTCAAAGCCGGCATGAAGCTGGTAGTGGCACCGGGTAAAAAACTGCAACTCACCGCAGTAACAAGAGAAACAGAACAATAA
- a CDS encoding DUF4421 family protein, with product MSDVGQYAIPRGNSIQFHQPFSVNAIATQTERQLRSTGTFIPTLLYRYQIIDDKTVLTSINSSQKSNSFEILLGAGYYYNFVFGKDFYLALGATPGFGYIYSKLTTRYLTEHFTTRQSNVIFRIDGNAGAGFNGKRFFAGAYFRYSGASFNQQRTTAVSKEANLSGQVFAGYRLQAPKWLASNVDAAGKKNRTLNNI from the coding sequence ATTTCCGATGTTGGTCAATATGCTATACCAAGGGGTAACAGCATACAATTTCACCAACCCTTTTCAGTAAATGCGATAGCCACGCAAACAGAACGGCAATTGAGAAGTACCGGTACATTTATACCAACTTTACTTTACCGGTATCAAATTATAGATGACAAGACTGTATTAACCTCCATCAATTCTTCTCAAAAAAGCAACAGTTTTGAAATACTCTTAGGTGCCGGATACTATTACAACTTTGTATTTGGCAAAGACTTTTATTTGGCCCTTGGTGCAACACCCGGTTTTGGCTACATATACTCCAAACTCACCACCCGTTATCTGACTGAGCATTTTACAACACGGCAGAGCAATGTCATCTTCAGGATAGATGGCAATGCCGGTGCTGGTTTTAATGGCAAACGCTTTTTTGCAGGCGCCTACTTTAGATATAGTGGTGCCTCCTTCAACCAACAACGCACCACTGCTGTAAGTAAGGAAGCCAATCTTTCTGGTCAAGTATTTGCCGGGTATCGTTTGCAAGCCCCCAAATGGCTGGCTAGCAATGTGGATGCCGCTGGCAAAAAAAATAGGACTCTGAACAACATATAA